One segment of bacterium DNA contains the following:
- a CDS encoding right-handed parallel beta-helix repeat-containing protein: MKILKYVGLMLLLLVYTLKGESEVETKWKERKELLMKDASVSRYYTFEEVTDSKSIVKDLTGKGNDLSFMPAKAGKRIIDDLKVVDGRFPGKKAVRLDRGHYQGPAVDIPDKSFTAECWFRQSGPVTQYEEIKSNVNSVLLSGAGGRGWILGANHGRVSSIPGTTSDGKKNVYYQATARKTSIPEGVWQHIAFTWNGQEVIFYFNGQIAAKIKHDGDYNLANYPFRVGLNTREILDIDEVIIHNRVLSSEEIKEAGSGVEGFALNTIKAIFETADSLIQKKDFNGARKEYTKIKDISDINYGEALSLFNIAESYRLEKKYDLANKTFLEILKISSLTPHYRAYTLFTQAELFNQQNKYNESRKVYQQILKTPEISENDTMRAEIGIGDTYRGEKKYMTAKGIYEKLLKDVSSKYNPNEIDRLKLVDRLESIDGLKDGQTEITDREKRINWVNLPTNSIYVSPDGKDTNKGSKDSPFATIERAQQEIRKIKTEGFPQKGISVYLRGGEYFIEDTITFSEEDSGTDFAPVVFRAYQGEVPRIIGGKTVKDFKPVTDKKILDRLPVAARNKVFVADLSQQGIKNYGVLKNRGTGTEQSGAMELIYNGEIMQMARWPNEGWARVASLVDPKGDYTFRDEPYQKGKFKYSGNQPERWTEEKDAWLRGYLGPKVPYVINHLKITSIDTKEKIIYLADDPRTAHVKDPAYFGNRISRGTPFFAYNLLSEIDTPGEWYIDKDTGKLYFFPPKDIKGEAIVTTLDKPIIELKNASNLVLYGLTLEGTWQNGILVSAGRNSLIAGCVVKNIGQSGIYLKSGWNHSIVGCDIYDVGDAGIILADNTQYNFGYAQAIENRRKLVPTGFCVENNFIARVNRLSGSSMAVQIRGIGQKVKHNIITDSNHSAISIYGNNNIVEYNDIHDVVAHSRELGAIYTWDLGQPLTFRGNIIKNNFVHHITGHYSPNQTHGVRAVHIDGLSSNLSVCGNIFFRTNGISSSAPDCRFENNIFVSCFPGISLGNRSNLMEANGKLTTRGNRLIEVMRKFESKTPPWNERYPQLSNLLNQDKRPLGWPRNITLARNINTGGPFVTFASGIRQDNTISDNQDEIDPIFHNINRYDFRMRQGSPVYNQISFEPIPFEKIGLYKDELRATWPVEREIGKYFDSSKETTGTTKPKEHTVTKRTNPIKIDGKLQKEEWLNLDKSKAIVIDKFYTRSQTEEATCKSYAWVVYDNQYLYIGIEHTPDPWNDSMSLSLKTLPIEWGITEISVEGRADSDTGGWWLPDMETGPIYIFTGHPNGQFSIIDSYFKLPENLRSELAKKVEYAAVMNDINTYSWSAEFKIPLNLINLKPVEDKSTRFNIGVRRRKNWTGWMYTDGRIWRLEGGGKLNFIK; this comes from the coding sequence ATGAAGATATTAAAGTATGTAGGATTAATGTTACTACTTCTGGTTTACACCTTGAAAGGCGAAAGTGAAGTAGAAACAAAATGGAAAGAAAGAAAAGAACTTTTAATGAAAGATGCAAGTGTATCAAGATATTATACTTTTGAAGAAGTTACCGATAGTAAAAGCATTGTTAAAGATTTAACAGGTAAAGGTAACGACCTTTCTTTTATGCCCGCTAAAGCCGGGAAAAGAATTATTGACGATTTAAAAGTAGTTGATGGACGTTTCCCAGGCAAGAAAGCCGTACGGTTGGACAGAGGACATTACCAAGGACCAGCTGTTGATATTCCAGACAAATCTTTTACAGCAGAGTGTTGGTTCAGGCAAAGTGGACCAGTAACACAGTACGAGGAGATTAAGTCTAATGTTAACTCTGTCCTATTATCGGGTGCGGGAGGTAGGGGGTGGATACTCGGAGCTAACCACGGACGAGTAAGCAGTATACCGGGAACAACATCTGATGGGAAAAAGAATGTATATTATCAGGCAACCGCAAGAAAAACAAGTATACCCGAAGGAGTATGGCAACATATCGCATTTACCTGGAACGGTCAAGAGGTGATTTTTTATTTCAACGGGCAAATAGCCGCCAAGATAAAGCACGACGGAGATTATAATTTAGCAAATTATCCTTTTAGGGTAGGGTTGAACACCAGAGAAATATTAGATATCGATGAAGTGATAATACATAACAGAGTTTTAAGTAGCGAAGAAATTAAAGAAGCTGGAAGCGGAGTAGAGGGGTTTGCCCTGAACACAATAAAAGCAATTTTTGAAACCGCAGACTCTCTTATCCAAAAGAAAGATTTTAACGGTGCAAGAAAAGAGTATACCAAAATAAAAGATATTAGTGACATAAATTATGGAGAAGCGCTCTCGTTATTTAATATTGCAGAAAGTTATAGATTAGAAAAAAAATACGATTTAGCCAACAAAACTTTTTTAGAAATCTTAAAGATTTCTTCATTAACTCCCCACTATAGAGCATACACTCTTTTTACACAAGCAGAATTGTTTAATCAACAGAATAAATATAACGAAAGCAGGAAGGTGTACCAACAGATACTAAAAACACCCGAAATATCAGAAAACGATACAATGAGAGCAGAGATAGGTATTGGTGATACTTATAGAGGAGAAAAAAAATATATGACTGCAAAAGGAATATACGAAAAACTCCTTAAAGACGTATCTTCAAAATATAATCCTAACGAGATAGATAGATTAAAACTTGTTGACCGGCTTGAATCTATAGACGGATTAAAAGATGGACAGACAGAAATTACAGATAGAGAAAAACGGATAAACTGGGTTAACCTACCTACAAACTCCATATATGTATCACCTGATGGTAAAGATACAAACAAAGGTAGCAAAGATAGTCCTTTTGCTACAATCGAAAGAGCTCAACAAGAGATACGAAAAATCAAAACAGAAGGGTTTCCTCAAAAAGGAATATCTGTATATTTAAGAGGCGGGGAATATTTTATTGAAGATACGATTACTTTTTCAGAAGAAGATTCTGGCACAGATTTCGCTCCCGTTGTTTTTAGGGCTTACCAAGGAGAAGTGCCCCGTATTATTGGTGGTAAGACAGTAAAAGATTTCAAACCTGTAACAGACAAAAAAATACTTGATAGGTTACCAGTTGCAGCAAGAAACAAAGTTTTTGTTGCAGACCTTTCTCAGCAAGGAATAAAAAATTATGGAGTACTAAAAAACAGAGGTACTGGAACAGAGCAGTCTGGAGCAATGGAACTGATTTATAATGGCGAGATAATGCAGATGGCTCGTTGGCCTAACGAAGGTTGGGCAAGGGTTGCTTCTTTGGTTGACCCAAAAGGAGATTACACATTCAGAGACGAACCATACCAGAAAGGTAAATTCAAATACTCTGGAAATCAGCCAGAAAGATGGACAGAAGAGAAAGATGCTTGGCTAAGAGGGTATCTTGGACCTAAAGTACCTTACGTTATAAACCATCTTAAAATTACTTCTATAGACACAAAAGAAAAAATCATATACCTTGCTGACGACCCAAGAACCGCACATGTAAAAGACCCTGCTTATTTTGGCAACAGAATATCCAGAGGAACTCCTTTTTTTGCTTACAATCTATTAAGCGAGATAGATACACCAGGCGAATGGTATATTGATAAAGATACTGGTAAACTCTATTTTTTCCCTCCAAAAGATATAAAAGGTGAAGCAATAGTAACCACCTTAGATAAACCTATAATAGAATTAAAAAACGCATCAAATTTAGTTTTATATGGGTTAACACTTGAGGGTACTTGGCAAAATGGTATACTGGTGTCGGCAGGACGCAATTCTCTTATTGCTGGGTGTGTTGTAAAAAATATAGGGCAGAGTGGTATATATTTAAAGAGCGGTTGGAACCACTCTATTGTTGGGTGTGATATATATGATGTTGGTGATGCTGGTATAATTCTTGCAGATAACACTCAATACAATTTTGGATACGCACAAGCTATTGAGAATAGAAGAAAGTTGGTACCTACTGGGTTTTGTGTTGAAAACAATTTTATTGCCAGAGTTAATAGGTTATCAGGTAGCAGTATGGCAGTACAAATCAGAGGTATTGGACAAAAGGTTAAACATAATATTATCACAGATTCTAACCACTCGGCTATAAGTATTTACGGTAACAACAATATTGTAGAATATAACGATATACACGATGTTGTCGCCCATTCAAGAGAACTTGGGGCTATATATACATGGGACCTTGGGCAACCTTTAACTTTTAGAGGCAATATAATTAAAAACAATTTTGTTCACCATATAACAGGCCATTACTCACCTAACCAGACCCACGGCGTAAGAGCAGTCCATATAGACGGACTCAGTTCAAATTTATCCGTCTGCGGTAACATTTTCTTTAGAACCAACGGTATATCTTCTTCAGCACCTGACTGCAGATTTGAAAACAACATATTTGTGAGTTGTTTTCCAGGAATTTCTCTTGGGAATAGAAGCAATCTTATGGAAGCCAACGGAAAACTTACTACACGTGGAAACAGATTGATTGAGGTTATGAGAAAATTTGAATCTAAAACCCCACCTTGGAACGAAAGATACCCACAACTTAGTAATCTTCTGAATCAAGATAAAAGACCGCTCGGATGGCCTCGAAATATAACTCTTGCAAGAAATATCAACACCGGAGGACCTTTTGTTACATTTGCATCGGGTATTAGGCAAGATAACACTATTTCTGATAACCAAGATGAGATAGACCCTATTTTCCATAATATCAACAGATATGATTTCCGTATGAGACAAGGTTCTCCAGTTTATAACCAGATTAGTTTTGAACCTATACCTTTTGAAAAAATAGGTCTTTACAAAGATGAATTGAGAGCTACCTGGCCTGTAGAAAGAGAGATAGGCAAATACTTTGACTCTTCAAAAGAAACTACTGGTACTACAAAACCTAAGGAACATACCGTCACAAAAAGAACCAACCCAATAAAAATTGATGGTAAACTCCAAAAAGAGGAGTGGTTAAACCTTGATAAGAGTAAAGCTATTGTTATAGATAAATTTTATACAAGAAGCCAAACAGAAGAAGCTACCTGTAAAAGTTACGCTTGGGTTGTATATGACAACCAGTACCTTTATATAGGCATAGAACACACTCCAGACCCTTGGAACGATAGTATGTCGCTCTCTCTTAAAACCTTACCTATTGAGTGGGGAATAACAGAAATATCTGTAGAAGGGCGAGCCGATAGTGATACAGGAGGATGGTGGCTACCAGATATGGAAACAGGACCAATATACATTTTCACAGGGCATCCTAACGGGCAGTTTAGTATAATTGATAGTTATTTCAAACTACCAGAAAATCTC